The Halobellus sp. MBLA0158 genome has a window encoding:
- a CDS encoding amino acid ABC transporter substrate-binding protein gives MTDKQNRRTFLKVAGSTGAIGITGLAGCSGGGGSDSGGDSSGDGGGSTDSSGGTTGSSDSGPETITLGGSMSLTGDNADLGQLYKDAYELTIQRINDNGGVEAGDGNTYELEMILRDDGTDASTSKSIYQELIDREGVDYLLGPYSSTVTLPASAVAAQNQKPMVEGGGASPEIFAQGNEWIFGLLPTANKYAKSYIDMCLAQDPTPESIAILAEDGTFSQSTADGARNKIENTDLELVVDQTFPSSTSDLSTNLGRVRDAGADILLLCAHQKHNIILANQMESQSVNVDAAMGTVGSLNESFKDEVGANGDYMYGPSSWAVNADFEDPVYGSTGEFVSAIEENYDYTPDYHSAAGEAVIMTFVNAFENVSEITPTNVRNHIRDAEFSTVYGTVSFDDSGVINKNMLVYQWQPEPGLQITYPDNVAQSDPIYPMPDWSER, from the coding sequence ATGACGGACAAACAGAACCGACGGACGTTCCTCAAGGTTGCAGGGAGCACAGGCGCAATCGGAATCACCGGACTCGCAGGCTGTTCCGGCGGCGGGGGCTCGGACTCCGGCGGCGACTCCTCGGGCGACGGCGGCGGCTCGACGGACAGCAGCGGCGGGACGACCGGAAGCTCCGACAGCGGACCGGAGACCATCACCCTCGGAGGGTCGATGAGTCTGACCGGCGACAACGCCGACCTGGGGCAGCTGTACAAGGACGCCTACGAGCTGACGATCCAGCGCATCAACGACAACGGCGGCGTCGAGGCCGGCGACGGCAACACCTACGAGCTGGAGATGATCCTCCGGGACGACGGGACCGACGCCTCGACCTCCAAGAGCATCTACCAGGAGCTCATCGACCGCGAGGGGGTCGACTACCTGCTCGGGCCCTACTCCAGCACGGTCACGCTCCCGGCCAGCGCGGTCGCGGCGCAGAACCAAAAGCCGATGGTCGAGGGCGGCGGCGCGAGCCCCGAGATCTTCGCGCAGGGCAACGAGTGGATCTTCGGCCTCCTGCCGACGGCGAACAAGTACGCGAAGAGCTACATCGACATGTGCCTCGCGCAGGACCCCACGCCGGAGTCGATCGCCATCCTCGCCGAGGACGGCACCTTCAGCCAGTCCACCGCCGACGGCGCGCGGAACAAGATCGAAAACACCGACCTCGAACTGGTCGTCGACCAGACGTTCCCGTCGAGCACCTCGGACCTCTCGACGAACCTGGGTCGCGTGCGCGACGCCGGCGCCGACATCCTGCTGCTGTGTGCCCACCAAAAGCACAACATCATCCTGGCGAACCAGATGGAGAGCCAGAGCGTCAACGTCGACGCCGCGATGGGGACCGTCGGCAGCCTCAACGAGTCGTTCAAGGACGAGGTCGGCGCGAACGGCGACTACATGTACGGCCCCTCCTCGTGGGCGGTCAACGCCGACTTCGAGGACCCGGTGTACGGCTCGACCGGCGAGTTCGTCTCCGCGATCGAGGAGAACTACGACTACACGCCGGACTACCACAGCGCGGCGGGCGAGGCCGTCATTATGACGTTCGTCAACGCGTTCGAGAACGTCAGCGAGATCACGCCCACCAACGTCCGCAACCACATCCGTGACGCGGAGTTCTCGACGGTCTACGGGACGGTCTCCTTCGACGACAGCGGCGTCATCAACAAGAACATGCTCGTCTACCAGTGGCAGCCCGAGCCGGGGCTCCAGATCACCTACCCGGACAACGTCGCGCAGTCGGACCCCATCTACCCGATGCCCGACTGGAGTGAGCGCTGA
- a CDS encoding branched-chain amino acid ABC transporter permease, translated as MAFTQFVVNGLLIGAIFAGVAVGFALIWGVVDIINLAHGDMVMLGGYTSYWALSLITGNAEGSPLLFLATIPAAIAVLYVVGYVLQRTLVSRVIGTDIFLTLLVTFGISIAIQQLAIQAWSANPRSIQVGFADPSINAAGLVIPKMKLVAFVGALVLTAALYLFLQKTRTGRAIRAVSQNPEAAALVGIDVEHTRAVTFGISSAIAGGVGAFIATILNIQPQMGLIYTLKSFVIVVFGGVGSIPGALAGGLLLGTVEELTAGFVSSQWTLAVSFTLLIVLLVVKPNGLFGQEAER; from the coding sequence ATGGCGTTCACGCAGTTCGTCGTCAACGGCCTGCTCATCGGGGCGATCTTCGCGGGGGTCGCCGTCGGCTTCGCGCTCATCTGGGGCGTCGTCGACATCATCAACCTCGCCCACGGCGATATGGTGATGCTCGGCGGCTACACCTCCTACTGGGCGCTGAGCCTCATCACCGGCAACGCGGAGGGCTCGCCGCTGTTGTTCCTGGCGACGATCCCGGCCGCGATCGCGGTGCTGTACGTCGTCGGGTACGTGCTCCAGCGGACGCTGGTGTCGCGGGTGATCGGAACCGACATCTTCCTCACGCTGCTCGTCACCTTCGGCATCAGCATCGCGATCCAGCAGCTGGCGATCCAGGCGTGGTCGGCGAACCCCCGGTCGATCCAGGTCGGCTTCGCCGATCCGTCGATCAACGCCGCGGGGCTCGTGATCCCGAAGATGAAGCTCGTCGCCTTCGTCGGCGCGCTCGTGCTGACCGCCGCGCTCTACCTGTTCCTGCAGAAGACGCGGACGGGGCGGGCGATCCGGGCGGTCTCGCAGAACCCCGAGGCCGCCGCGCTCGTCGGCATCGACGTCGAGCACACCCGAGCGGTCACGTTCGGCATCTCCTCGGCGATCGCCGGCGGCGTCGGGGCGTTCATCGCGACGATCCTCAACATCCAGCCGCAGATGGGCCTCATCTACACGCTCAAGAGCTTCGTCATCGTGGTGTTCGGCGGCGTCGGCTCCATCCCGGGGGCGCTCGCGGGCGGGCTCCTCCTCGGGACGGTCGAGGAACTGACCGCGGGCTTCGTCTCCTCGCAGTGGACGCTCGCGGTGAGCTTCACGCTGCTCATCGTCCTGCTCGTGGTCAAACCGAACGGCCTGTTCGGCCAGGAGGCTGAACGATGA
- a CDS encoding branched-chain amino acid ABC transporter permease: MSTGESDSGEGLLRSIVPPTQVERVFDFCDAHAWKLLLAMVVVGALPPLLGLQQGYYMTVISEMYLFAILALSWDIVGGQTGYPSFGNMAFFGIGGYTTAILVKDFAVAFPVAMIAAGLLAVAFAAVIGAAVLRLRGHYFAIATLGVLLAAQQVSRIIDITGGASGKILLDVPPGTVFYYLFFGVLVAEMAVVYYLSNTRFGFILNAIRDDEEKATAMGFNTAYHKTAAWMLAALFTGLAGGGYSLFNTFIDPQTAYNGAWNVELIAMALLGGSGTVAGPVIGAFGLHTVIEYVETAFVGWQLVMLGLVVIVTVIEFPEGFVGTLREYAGEMEYYKRGGMAAVEDEEVSSDE, translated from the coding sequence ATGAGCACCGGCGAGTCCGACAGCGGCGAAGGACTGCTCCGGTCGATCGTCCCGCCCACGCAGGTCGAACGGGTGTTCGACTTCTGCGACGCCCACGCGTGGAAGCTGCTCCTCGCGATGGTGGTCGTCGGCGCCCTGCCGCCCCTCTTGGGGCTCCAGCAGGGCTACTACATGACCGTCATCTCGGAGATGTACCTCTTCGCCATCCTGGCGCTGTCGTGGGACATCGTCGGCGGCCAGACGGGCTATCCGAGCTTCGGAAATATGGCCTTCTTCGGGATCGGCGGCTACACCACCGCGATCTTGGTGAAGGACTTCGCCGTCGCGTTCCCGGTGGCGATGATCGCCGCCGGACTGCTCGCCGTCGCGTTCGCGGCGGTCATCGGCGCCGCCGTGCTCAGGCTGCGCGGGCACTACTTCGCGATCGCGACGCTCGGCGTCCTGCTCGCGGCCCAGCAGGTCTCGCGGATCATCGACATCACCGGCGGCGCGAGCGGGAAGATCCTGCTCGACGTCCCGCCGGGGACCGTGTTCTACTACCTCTTCTTCGGCGTGCTCGTCGCCGAGATGGCGGTCGTCTACTACCTCTCGAACACGCGGTTCGGGTTCATCCTGAACGCGATCCGCGACGACGAGGAGAAGGCGACCGCGATGGGATTCAACACGGCCTACCACAAGACGGCCGCCTGGATGCTGGCGGCGCTCTTCACCGGCCTCGCGGGCGGGGGGTACAGCCTGTTCAACACCTTCATCGACCCGCAGACGGCGTACAACGGCGCCTGGAACGTCGAGCTGATCGCGATGGCGCTGCTCGGCGGCTCCGGCACCGTCGCCGGCCCGGTCATCGGCGCCTTCGGCCTCCACACCGTCATCGAGTACGTCGAGACCGCCTTCGTCGGCTGGCAGCTCGTGATGCTGGGGCTCGTCGTGATCGTCACCGTGATCGAGTTCCCCGAGGGCTTCGTCGGGACGCTCAGGGAGTACGCCGGCGAGATGGAGTACTACAAGCGCGGCGGGATGGCCGCCGTCGAGGACGAGGAGGTGTCGAGCGATGAGTAA